One Nitrosopumilus piranensis genomic region harbors:
- a CDS encoding ArsR/SmtB family transcription factor, whose protein sequence is MVNDPDAKRLLWFIFAGSRGGLNRLKIISKLKENPLNTNQLANELGLDYKAIQHHIKVLEKNNLITKAGEKYGVMFFISTFLEVNMETFEEIEGKLDKSK, encoded by the coding sequence ATGGTAAATGATCCTGATGCAAAAAGACTACTCTGGTTCATTTTTGCTGGCTCACGAGGTGGGTTAAACAGATTAAAAATTATTTCAAAATTAAAAGAAAATCCATTAAACACTAACCAATTAGCAAATGAGTTAGGTCTTGATTATAAGGCAATTCAACATCACATTAAGGTACTTGAAAAAAATAATTTGATAACAAAGGCAGGCGAAAAATACGGTGTTATGTTTTTCATCTCAACTTTTCTAGAAGTAAATATGGAGACATTTGAAGAAATTGAAGGAAAATTGGATAAAAGTAAATAA